CGAGAAAGCAAAGTTGACGGATGAAATAGAGAGGCTGCATCAGTCTGATGCCTTGTTTAAGGTTTCATCACTTGAGAGAAGAGTTGAGGAACGAGAGCAAGCAATTGAGGATTTGTTGTGTCAGAGTAATGAACAAAGATCCAGCACAGTCCATGTATTTGAGAGCCTTTTGGCCACGGAACGTGCTGCTCAAGCTGAGGCCAACTGTAGAGCGGAGGTCATGTCGTTACAGCTACAAGCTACTCAAGGCAAACTGGATAAGCTCCACCAAGATCTGACATCTATACTTCTAGTCGAGACTGCACTCGACAGCAAACTCAGAACTGTTTCTCATCATAAACGTTCTAGAGACGATGAGTTTGGTACGGGCTCTATGGAAAACATTGAAGATGGCAAAGATCAGGCAAGAGGTGCGAAACGATCCAAGAGTACTACCAGCCCGCTGAAGTATGTTTCCTCATAAGGTGATGGTCCGTACAAAGGGAAAGATTCACGTTTTGCGGAGCCAAGAAATTCAGGAAACTGAATCTGAAAATTACATGAAGTTCACTGCTCTGAAACATAAACAGGAGCTTGTGGAACATGGATTCGGTGCATAGCTGTTCAAACAGAAGAACCCGAACTTGAAAGAAATCCATTCTCTTTCTGAGAAGCCATATGATTTGTGGGCACTGTTTATTTTCTGTCTATAGAGTCAATTTTTAATGCTGTTAATTGAGTTGTGCATATAGTGTTACCCAAGTTTGCTAGGACTGCATCTTATGGATGTGGTTACCAAATTCCAATATGAGATGGAAACCAAGCACTCGTAAAATATGGAAGTCTGGCTTAGGTGTAATGATTGATGATAAATGTGGAAACATGTACAAAGTTTTTCGTCGTTAAGTAGTTTCTTTACTGTATGGTGTTCATTTACTGTATTGAGATAAGCATTCTGTTGGGGTTATGTAATCTTTAACCAGAGGTAACCTGTGGTCGGAGGAGTTGCCCTCTACTTAATATACATCAAGGAAAGATGGAAGAGAGAAGATCATGAGTATATATCCGCCACTCAAAATGCATTTACATTTTTACAGTGAGAATAACTTAGTAGTAGAATCCTAAGATCCAATCACATCTTAATCACTTACCTTTGTAACAAAATTTCTGAGCACAAAAGTGATGAAAAAGTAAGCAACTTAAAAATTATGTACAACTGAGatgagaatatttttataaatatataaaattcattaaaaaaatagcTTTTTTATCGGATGTCTTCGaggagaccaaaaaaaaaaaaaaacaaggatcAAGTTTTATGAACTTGCGCAAAGATATGTGATTCTCCTTATGAACTTGCGCAAAGATAAGGAGAATCACATATAGCTTCTTATTCATGAACAATTACATATAGCTTTGACAAAGGATAAAACAAACTGACGAAATTAGACTCATCAAAAAGAGAGAAAGTTTTCCCAATAGTAAAtatgaaaaaagaataaaaaacagAAGAAGATGCACTAGCTTTTGATTCATCAGGGTATTCAaataatttcgaaattaagttacaaaaaaacaTTGATTCAAAGCCAATCAAGCTTTTGAGCTTCCCCTAGCATATATTCTCAGCACTAGACTTCGAGCAGCATCGCTATATCCCTTCTTATTGAGCCAACAGACGTTTGATCCCAGCCTTCTGTTCATGCGTCAACTGTGTCGGGAACTTTATGTTGAATTTGATCCGAAGATTTCCTTTCCTGGAGGGATCTTTTGGAACTGGCATACCCTCTCGATGGACCACCTCCTCGTAACCAGGATGAATGGAGTTTATGGGGATAGTGAGGCTGCGACCATCGAGTGTCGTCAAATGAACAGTATATCCAGTCAGAGCCTCGACCAAAGAGATTTTGAGTGTCACGATCAGATCATTTCCCTCCCTCGTGAAGACATCATGTGGCTTTTCATCAATGATGAAGACTATATCTGCAGGAATAACATAGGGAGCTTCATTTCCTTTTTCTGGGAAAGTAATTTTTGTACCCTTTTTCCAACCTGGCTTTATATTAATTGTCAGAATTTCTTCCACTGTCATTGTTTTCCTGCATCACACAGGAGTAAGAAATATATTAACATAACAAATATCAAAATATTcaaatgaaaattaaaataagCAGTGTTGAGCCTGTAGAGTGACCAGAATGTTAATCTAGATCGCCTAATGGAAGACTATATGTGTAACAGTTAACCATCAGTCAAAAAATCTGCCATTCAATCGCAAGGTCAGCACGGAAGAAAATGTGAATTGGGATCATGAAGGTGCCAATGTGATTAATTCCAGAAGAGAATGCCAAAAAATCTGCCAGAAGAAAGTGTGAATTGGGGTCATGAAAGTGCCAACGTAATTAATTCCAGAAGAGAATACAACTGGAAAGTTAATTTTGAATAAGCATTGCAGCAATGGCTCTCGATACTCGAACCAGAAAGTTTGGCGCAACAGTTCTACATTATGCAAAGAGATATCTAGTACCAATCTTGAGCCATAACTGTAAATCTTCCCATACTAGCACCTTTGTTCCCAGAACAACCAGACCTCCGTGGCTCCTTATGACCAGACCCAAAAGCATTTTCCACTCACTAATTTTACATCTTTTATTTAAAGGGAAATCTCAGCCTTACCACTCACCAACTCAAAATGCATCTGTCATTTTCTAATTTTATATCTAATTCAAAGACATGTTCAAGTCTGAATGAGATGCATCACGGAAAAACAGTGCGGTGCAGCTCTATATCTTGTACAGGGAGCGGTCTAGTTCAGATACAGTGCATGACTATAGTTTTTACAATATAAGCacctgataaccagaaaacactttTCCCAAGTAATTAGCTTCCTACTACAACTACCATTCTCTTGTTTTAGAAAAGCTGGCAACAGCATTATATCCTTGCATATACCTAGGATAGCAACTCAGAGAACATCTAGTGCGGTTGTTCTTACATCTTGTGCAGTTGTTTTAGAAAAGAGAGCAACTCAGAGAACATATACCAAGGATTCTGCACAAGATCAATTATTTGCATTTCTGCCACAATGAGGTCAAGGTGCTACCTTGACCTTGAATATAAAAGTATCACATTATATCCTTTCAACTAGTATCAGGTAACATATAAGAAGTAACACTTTGAGGAAAAGAACTCATATCCTCTCGATCAAAATGCAGATTTGATGCTAAGTAACATATAACAGTGCTTTCCACTTCCTTTCAGACACAACAAAGCAATCGTTGATTACACAAGTATGTTAGccatatatataacataaatttaaattaaaatcaagataaatataaACAAACATAGAGACATTAATTGCAAATAATTTTGTGGAAGCAtgtttttataatcatatatgaGTATGATTACCTATTTTAGATAGTAAACATGAAAgcatttataggacctaatgaaaTACACTGCTTATTTGAAAAGACATCCGAAAACAAAGCTGATTCAAGACAAATAGAAGCAGAAAGCTTCATTGATGAGTATTAGGCTATAAGACTCATAAAAGAAACCCACTCTATTCACAAACAAGTACAATCCCACAATGAACACTACAACTTTAACATAGCAGATATACGGCTGATACTTACAGTTATCAACGGATTCACAATAAAATATCATTGACCATAAGAATGCAGGATACTGGCTATTCAGAATCATCTTTCTTCAAGAAAGAGTAACAACACCATTACTGGTTTACCAATGGATCCACTTGCCTGTAAATAATCATGAACTTGCACTTCTCACATCTTCTTGGATTGACTTAAAAGCATGACATTTCAATTAGAGAAAGAAAGGAGGCAAACACCAAAAGTCACTACAGTTAGATCAATTTCATCTTCCTAAGAAACATGCACTAATTAGAAAAGCATGATGACAAAGGATGCAAGCAAAAGCTTTGGCACGTCTTCGACAACCAAAGAATGGGAGAAATTTACCTGCTAGCTTCCACAATTTCCCTCGAAATCTTCATCTTCTTGGCGGTCCCTTTAAACAAGTCCTCCAGGCTGCACGGCAACCGGTTCTCAATCGGCGCGGCCTTGCGCGGCTGCTGAGCGTACATCGACGCGCCCTCCCGGCCGCCGCCAAAGGCCGACCCAAAGAAGTCATCCCCGAACATCCCGTCCATTCCACCAGGGAACCTCGATCCGCCCCTAACACCACTACCGCCGCTTCCCATGCCACCGAAGGGGCTGGAGTAGCAGAAGAACTCCGCAAAAATGTCGTCGGCGCTCCTGGGATTGAAGCTGAACGAGGCGGGCCCATTTCCAGCGGCGGAGAAGAAGGTGGAGCCGCCTCCGGGGTCGCCAGCGCCCGGCGACGGGACCTGGCCCTTAAGGCCCTCCTCGCCGTACTGGTTATAGACGGCGCGCTTCTGGGGGTCGCTCAAGACCTAACACAAACAAGACAAGATCGGATCACGGAGGAGGAAGATTAGACTGGATCGGTCGCGCAAGACCTCGTAGGCCTCGGAGATCTGCTTGAACTTGGCCTCGGCATCCTTCTTGTTGTTGGGGTTCTTGTCGGGGTGCCACCTCATGGCGAGCTTGCGGTAGGCCTTCTTGAGGTCGTCGTCCTTGGCGTTCCTGTCAACGCCCAGGATCTTGTAGTAGTCCACCCCCATCCCGTCCTCGTCTTCTGCCGCTGTCGCCGGCCGTCCTCTTCTACTATGGTCCGGACTTGGTTCTTTCCCTCTTATTCCTTCTCTTTCCTTGTTGGAGAGGCATCGAGATCCCATGGAATCCACCCGGTCCAATAAGAATTGAATTAACCTGATTCGAGTCATTTGCTGATCCTGGCCGGGCGACCGGCTCAGACCGGATGTTAGCGCATTTGATGATCGAACCGGACACGATCCATTGATTGCGTGAAGCTAAGTgacctaaataataataatagacgaacgtccagacttccgacgaactctcgagctcccaacgaaatcgcattcttgactccgggaccgagctcccaacgaaatcgcattcttgactccgggacttcattttgctttatgccttactattgtagttaatcccgcacatgtaaaaacacacttaaatctatacaattattactaagcatgaatcatattgtccgacatgtcgttggtccatcgacgcttcgtccgattcttcaacacatcgtcctctcttgcggcttattgcccaatcgtccagttgacctcagcaactccgatatccttggcataatttctacTTTTCGATCAacacatcgttctctcttgtgaGTCGATTTCGATCAATATTCTACTCGACAGGAAAGAGATTTCAGCTGCCGCCTCACAcacagtaaaaataaataaatgtggATTTACCTTTTTTTGATAGAAGAATTACTGAAGATTCTGGTGACCGAGAAATAGTCCCAAAGAAATCTTTTACAAAATCATGCTGCCTTTGCTCCtataaaagaatttaaaaaaagCACAAAATGATCAGCATGCAAGACTATAATTACCCTCTTTCTAACTTTTGCATACACActcatatatttgatttattCTTTTCTCATCATGCCTTACAGAACAAAGTGGCAAGTTCAGAGGTCCAACACACCAAAAGTATATGCTGATCCTTTGGGAAATGAAACACACCAAAAAACATGAAGGAACAAGATCAGGGGAAGAAGAAACAGTGGCTGCACTGTAACAAATATAACTTGGATAAATTTACAGACCAGAGAAAAATGACATGCACTTGGACCACTCAAACAAAACACCATCCATGGAAGGAAGCTGCTATAGCAGGATCGCTTACATACACACACAGGTCCTATTATAGCAGTAATCACAAATAGCAAGCTCTCGTTGTTTCGAAACATGATAGGCTGATCACATGGGATGGATGTTCCGCATGTGGGGATCATACATTATCAGCCGCTATTTCATCTCGACCGAGCGTTCTGTTTGTTCTGTGGAAATATTTAACATTTTGTTGCTGAAAAAACAAGATCATGACCAAAGATATAAACATCTCGATTGAATAGACATAACATCAaagtcatatatacatataatggtCACATGCATCGTAGGTCGGTTTACCCTAGAAAAAACTGAACATCTCAGGTGAAATTTCATAGTCCTTTTCAGGCACTGAGAAACCCAAATGTTAAGGTGAACAGAATCCAGGGGGAAGCACTTAACAGAAACTGTAAAGCAATTAACAGGAGTATTAAAACAACATATGCTACCAAAAACAGCAGATGGTTGTATGTGCATCATGATTGATAATTCAACCATCTTCCATCATTCTGATTACAGATACCAGCAGATTATGATAGATATGCGCCAATGCAGAAACAAAAAGTAGCCTTGGTGAGATTTTGTATAACCCCAGATATTGTTCCAACCAAAACATATACGTTGAACATCTATGAAAAGTAAAGTCAGAAAAGCTTCCTCATCTAACAATCCTGTCCAACGAATCACTCTTCGCTGACGTTCACCAGTTCATACTCGATCAATGATAAATTGTTACCCTCCTTCACCACAAAATCAGCAGGTTCAGTAACCTCAACTCGGCCCCACTTATCAACAGCCAGCCTCATGCAACCCTTGAACATATCTATCTTTGCATTGCGCAGGATGACAGTAGCACCAGGCGTCAGCAAGTCAACTGTACGTTCAGAGAGTTTCTCAATAATTAACGTCAATTTGTTTCACTTAAAGGAGCAAAAGATTAAAATGAGCTTTGGATCAATAACTGACTATTGGCAACTTGGAATCTACATAATCCTCCGTTCATATCATGATTTATCAACTAAGTAGTAGCAAGCAGTAAAAGTAGAACATGGTTAGTTTTGTCTATATAAGTAATACAAGTTCAAAACATGCACCTCTAAGATTGGGAAAGTCATATAAACAACTCTGAGAGAAGGAACCTACCTAACCATTTCTCAAATAAAATCTCCTTAGTGTAGTTACAGTAGACATCCAGAAATTTGAAACAGTAATTTGCATAAGAAACAACTACCATATCAAGTTTAAGCAAAAAAAAACACTAACTAAATGTTGTAGGTGCGATTTTATAAACAACTAACTTTTTAAGCAGCAAGCTATAGGCTCCAACAGAAAAGCAAATTAGCCAGGACCACAAAGACATGCTCCATTAAATAACAAGCATGATCCGGTGGGCTCCTTCTGCAGGCTAATTTACATCGGCACTGCCAACCCATAGCATCTAGGACAGGGCAAAAACTTGCAACCAGAGACACAGCACAGAAGTTGTGATAAAATTTGAACTTGTGTGTGCACGAATTGGTTTATGATTTCTTTCCCAAAGAAGTATTTGTGCATCATCCACTTCCTTGTTCTTGTAATAAATATTAGATGGAAGACTAATCTCACAACTTTTACAGCCAACATATGAAGATCATGGAAATACGCTTGGATGTTGTTTACCAGTCCAATCACATAAAAGTCATGCAACTTAACTCACATGCAGAGGGACCTCCTAGGACATATTATCTATACATTATTTTTTTCCTTAAGTTTCATTTTGACATATCTCAGTATCTCGACAACACAACTGGATATGTTGTTTGAATTTCCATCCGATCCAAGAAATATATAAGCTCTATGAAACTTAGTGACATCACAAGTGCTTGTAGTTGTGATGCTAACTCATGGAATTACAAAGCAGATATGTTGAATCACCGGCTTCGATGGATTAAATGATAGTCCGTCTTTGGCAAATACCATTGTTCCATCCACTACAATGTGAGGTAGACAAAAACGTGGTTTCTAATTCCGTGTATGCGGTTCTCAACCTAATGCCCCGAAATAAATGCTTCACAAACCAACTTAGCAAAAGTAAACGACAATCACAACACACGACGATCTATGACTACCAACTCTGTCAACAGCGCatgttttccttttttctgaTAGCCATACGCGTACTGGATCAACAGATCACAAGTTGCTCACGAAATCTGGAGATCTAAAGAAAAGGTTTaacttttctcccttttcttcaaaTGCTATAAGATTAGCCAACCTCCTTTGCCACCCTTTCCTGAGCTCGTCAAAGGAAGGAAGGAACGAACAAGATCTAAAGCAACGAAATCCCTCGGGTCGCGTGTAGATAGATGAGGACGTGAATAGAGAAAGAGTGAAGGGTCGGGGAGGGGCACCTTGTTCGTTGCGGGCGGTGAAGACGATGCAGGCGGTCTCGTCGCCGACGAGGCACTCGGCGATCCGGGTGTGGCGGAGGTGGGCGGAGGCAGCGCCGCCCTTCTGGAGCACCGTGGTGGAGTTGACGACCTTCACGACGAGGGTGTGGCCGCCGGTGCCCGGCCTGAGCTGGTCCACCTTGGTGAAGATCGGCTTCCTCTTCGCCGGCTTCGACTCTTGCGCTTGTTGCTGAGCCGCCGTCGCCATTGAATCCCGATCTCAACCcaagaaaccctaaccctagtttCTCCGATACGAACAGAACGAAGCAGCAGCCGTGGCGGGGCAGTTGTCTCTTAAATAGAGGGAGACGCGAGGAGCGATAGGACGGTGGTTTTGGTTGACATGCCAActttttttgcttttgtttttgctgaaataaataatatatacgtAAATTGTGatgactataaataaataaatttatttatttatttggctttTGACAATTTTACATCCCAATTTTACTTAGTATTCTAATAAGCTTCTTTTCAAAGTTCTTTGAATCCATTCAGTGAGTTAGGTCGTTGGTTGTTTGATGTTACGATGCTTTTGTTTACGAAGGACACATCAAAGGTTTTAGATACTTTTATTCTCAAAGAATATATTACGCTTCGAAGATGAAAGATATGTTGAAAATTGAGATGTTTTCACCTACCGAGGATACAGCTTCGGATGCTTTTGTCCGTCATGATTGAAAGTGTTATGGGTTGGGACAAAGCGTCGTAGATATAGTACTTGTTAAGCGGGTCAATGGTATAATGCTCTTACAACATGAACCCTcctaatatcaaataatatcagTCCAACTTAGCTTAAGCCTACGTGGGTAAGAAATCAAAATGGAGTTGAAAATGTCTCAAATGCTCGATTAGATGGTAGCACGCACAAAGACTAAAGTTAGATGAGGTTCCCAAGACAGTCCCTCCAACACTTACATCAATAACGAAATGAAGGGAAAGTTTTTAATAAATAGCAACTAACCTTTGTTACTATGGTTTGATAGGTTTTTTAAATTGGTTCAACTAGAAAGAATATTCTACGACATAAATGGAATATTCACCTACTATTTTATATTAGGTTCATATCCATACGAGCTTAATTGTTGATTGCGGTTCTATCTTTCCTTGTCTTGATTAGACTATCGTATCGATTTCTGATTGAATGAATATTTCTTTTATCGTTTATGAAGTTTTTTAATGAATCGCCATAGAAGATCTTGTGAGTCTTTGAGAGTAATTGCATATAACCtcctataattaattatgattagatGAATATGTCTAACATGTCCTATACAAAAATAAGTGTCTTCAACACGTGTATCCTTCGTAGACAAAAGGATCCAAAGTATTCGATGCGTCATTTATGGACAAAAGCATCATAACTTCCAACACATCATTTATAGACATAAGCATCTCCTAGGCATGATGAGACTTTTGCCGATAAAAACATCCGAAACATTTGATATGTCCTTCACAAACAAAAACATTCAAACATCCGATATGCCCTTCGGAGACACAAGCATATTAAATGCCAGGAGAAGTGGGCAGATCGGCCCACCAAAGTAAGTTTGCCCGACGTGGGCAGATTGGCACAGCAAGTAAGCTGGGTAGATTGGCTCCTATAGCTGATCGGCCCAACAAAATAAGTAGCCCACTGTGGCAGATCAATAGCTAATCAACCCCAAAAAGCAAGCTGACCAATAACTGATCGACCATGCAAAGCATGATGGTTAATGTGGGCAGATCGAGATTTCCTGTAACCTCATCAAACTACAAGATTTCCTGCAGCTTCAGGACACCTTACCCACCGGAGGTGAGTCCCTTAGCTCCATTGCAGGGTCGGGC
This Musa acuminata AAA Group cultivar baxijiao chromosome BXJ1-2, Cavendish_Baxijiao_AAA, whole genome shotgun sequence DNA region includes the following protein-coding sequences:
- the LOC135609744 gene encoding uncharacterized protein At4g28440-like, coding for MATAAQQQAQESKPAKRKPIFTKVDQLRPGTGGHTLVVKVVNSTTVLQKGGAASAHLRHTRIAECLVGDETACIVFTARNEQVDLLTPGATVILRNAKIDMFKGCMRLAVDKWGRVEVTEPADFVVKEGNNLSLIEYELVNVSEE
- the LOC135609728 gene encoding uncharacterized protein LOC135609728; amino-acid sequence: MGVDYYKILGVDRNAKDDDLKKAYRKLAMRWHPDKNPNNKKDAEAKFKQISEAYEVLSDPQKRAVYNQYGEEGLKGQVPSPGAGDPGGGSTFFSAAGNGPASFSFNPRSADDIFAEFFCYSSPFGGMGSGGSGVRGGSRFPGGMDGMFGDDFFGSAFGGGREGASMYAQQPRKAAPIENRLPCSLEDLFKGTAKKMKISREIVEASRKTMTVEEILTINIKPGWKKGTKITFPEKGNEAPYVIPADIVFIIDEKPHDVFTREGNDLIVTLKISLVEALTGYTVHLTTLDGRSLTIPINSIHPGYEEVVHREGMPVPKDPSRKGNLRIKFNIKFPTQLTHEQKAGIKRLLAQ